A portion of the Deltaproteobacteria bacterium genome contains these proteins:
- a CDS encoding TolC family protein yields MSRLLLRAAFSMGVLIAALAASRQVSAQSAPLTIDGAVSRALARAPELAAGREAETAAEARVGQARSAYLPRLGLDVTYSLHWPKTQLPIDLSFLPATIRPSIGEIDDLHRFRAGAQVSWRAFDLSRGSRVEAARSALSGEQARSRETEATLAFQVRALFLAALFARDLQQISRDSLALAAAEERRARLKAEVGTGSQVALAQARVRLAALRAQERQAASELARYRGQLQSLLALASPPELTGDLATLAGSAATLDLAQAPALARLRAARLAAELAARATARTLAPTLSLMLRADLEYPHAMKLEWGPLLQGGVTLAWDFYDGGLRTQQVREARAQARSLEAQERAATESLRRRLIDLEARARTAEAELASARETRAQTEVYLRVARAALSAGTGTTLDVHNAELGLDRARVAVKQALLAKALVRAESLALHGAVFDPAARTPPGARTPPAARTPPAGRSPGGRP; encoded by the coding sequence ATGTCCCGCTTGCTGCTTCGTGCCGCCTTCTCGATGGGCGTGCTGATCGCGGCCCTCGCCGCCTCCCGCCAGGTCTCGGCGCAATCCGCCCCGCTCACGATCGACGGTGCAGTCTCCCGCGCCCTCGCGCGCGCTCCCGAGCTCGCCGCCGGGCGCGAGGCGGAGACTGCCGCCGAGGCGCGCGTGGGGCAGGCCCGCTCGGCCTACCTGCCGCGGCTCGGCCTGGACGTGACGTACTCCCTGCACTGGCCGAAGACGCAGCTCCCCATCGACCTCTCGTTCCTTCCGGCGACCATCCGGCCCAGCATCGGCGAGATCGACGACCTGCATCGCTTTCGCGCCGGGGCTCAGGTCTCGTGGCGCGCGTTCGATCTGTCGCGGGGCTCGCGCGTCGAGGCCGCCCGCAGCGCGCTCTCCGGCGAGCAGGCGCGCTCCCGCGAGACCGAAGCCACGCTGGCCTTCCAGGTCCGGGCCCTCTTTCTCGCCGCCCTCTTCGCCCGCGACCTGCAGCAGATCTCTCGCGACTCGCTGGCCCTCGCCGCCGCCGAGGAGCGGCGCGCCCGGCTCAAGGCCGAGGTGGGCACCGGCTCCCAGGTGGCGCTGGCCCAGGCTCGCGTGCGGCTCGCCGCGCTGCGCGCGCAGGAACGTCAGGCCGCGAGCGAGCTGGCGCGCTATCGGGGCCAGCTTCAGAGTCTGCTGGCCCTCGCCTCGCCCCCCGAGCTCACCGGTGACCTCGCCACGCTGGCCGGCTCGGCGGCGACGCTGGACCTGGCCCAGGCCCCCGCGCTGGCCCGCCTGCGGGCCGCCCGCCTCGCCGCCGAGCTGGCCGCCCGTGCGACCGCGCGCACGCTCGCGCCGACTCTGAGCCTGATGCTCCGCGCCGACCTCGAATACCCGCACGCAATGAAGCTCGAGTGGGGGCCGCTCCTGCAGGGGGGCGTGACCCTCGCCTGGGACTTCTACGACGGAGGCCTCCGCACACAGCAGGTGCGCGAGGCGCGTGCGCAGGCCCGCAGCCTCGAGGCGCAGGAGCGCGCGGCCACCGAGAGCCTGCGCCGTCGGCTGATCGACCTCGAGGCCCGCGCCCGCACCGCCGAGGCGGAGCTCGCGTCGGCCCGGGAGACGCGCGCCCAGACCGAGGTCTACCTGCGCGTGGCCCGCGCCGCGCTCTCCGCCGGCACCGGCACCACGCTCGACGTGCACAACGCCGAGCTCGGACTCGACCGGGCCCGCGTGGCGGTCAAGCAGGCGCTGCTCGCCAAGGCGCTCGTCCGCGCCGAGAGCCTCGCTCTCCACGGCGCCGTCTTCGACCCCGCCGCGCGCACTCCACCCGGCGCGCGCACCCCACCCGCCGCACGCACTCCACCCGCCGGAAGAAGCCCCGGAGGCAGACCATGA
- a CDS encoding right-handed parallel beta-helix repeat-containing protein — translation MQTARQHLGRYRRGRPARASSLYSLLCFACLAVLGSVGNARAAVTYYAAKTGCSNTGPGSKAYPFCSAAKGASLLKAGDTLIIGAGTYAERLVVSEVPGTATAPVTIKAAPGAVVVFDGSRVPVDDAGLIHVEFSSYVTLTGLTARLSRYYGINVSGSSNVTLSAMKVDTSQHGGIVVDQGSAYVVVTGCDVNRADSCGSGCGVHEGLTVSESNSVTVANNRIHDGTMEGIDVKDGSKGADVYGNTVYNNGAVGIYLNHTTGSRFYRNRVYNNGASGFQLTVGDGAMGAALTTGNKIYLNVVTGNRFCGVEFWPAGAGSLSGNAIYNNVFYANKQYALEFSDQSSMVKATLVRNNISMANPLGGFTGKAAAVNTISNNLFSGSAPAGQAAVVGDAKFVNATAGDFRLQAGSPAIDKGYDMGLPRLGAPDIGAIEYGLVGAPPIAGR, via the coding sequence ATGCAGACCGCACGCCAGCACCTCGGACGGTATCGCAGGGGACGACCCGCAAGAGCCTCTTCGCTCTACAGCCTCCTCTGCTTCGCCTGCCTCGCCGTCCTCGGGTCGGTGGGCAACGCTCGGGCGGCCGTGACCTACTACGCGGCCAAGACCGGCTGCAGCAACACGGGACCCGGGAGCAAGGCGTACCCCTTCTGCTCGGCGGCGAAGGGGGCCAGCCTCCTTAAGGCCGGCGACACCCTGATCATCGGCGCCGGAACCTATGCCGAGCGCCTGGTGGTGAGCGAGGTACCCGGGACGGCCACGGCTCCCGTGACGATCAAGGCGGCCCCGGGGGCCGTGGTCGTGTTCGACGGCTCCAGGGTCCCAGTGGACGACGCCGGCCTGATTCACGTCGAGTTCAGCAGCTACGTCACCCTGACGGGCCTCACCGCGCGCCTGTCGCGCTACTACGGCATCAACGTGAGCGGCTCGAGCAACGTCACGCTGAGCGCGATGAAGGTGGACACGAGCCAGCACGGAGGGATCGTCGTCGATCAGGGCTCGGCCTACGTCGTGGTGACCGGCTGCGACGTGAACAGGGCCGATAGCTGCGGCAGCGGGTGCGGCGTCCACGAGGGGCTCACGGTATCCGAGTCGAACAGCGTCACCGTGGCGAACAACCGGATCCACGACGGCACGATGGAGGGCATCGACGTCAAGGATGGCTCGAAGGGCGCGGACGTGTACGGCAACACCGTCTACAACAACGGGGCGGTGGGGATCTACCTCAACCACACCACGGGGAGCCGCTTCTACCGCAACCGGGTCTACAACAACGGCGCCTCGGGATTTCAGCTCACCGTCGGTGACGGCGCCATGGGAGCCGCGCTCACCACGGGCAACAAGATCTACCTCAACGTGGTCACGGGGAATAGGTTCTGCGGCGTGGAGTTCTGGCCCGCCGGAGCCGGAAGCCTGAGCGGCAACGCGATCTACAACAACGTGTTCTACGCGAACAAGCAGTACGCGCTGGAGTTCTCGGACCAGTCGTCGATGGTGAAGGCCACCCTGGTGCGCAACAACATCTCGATGGCGAACCCCCTGGGCGGCTTCACGGGCAAGGCGGCGGCGGTGAACACGATCTCGAATAACCTCTTTTCTGGCTCGGCCCCCGCCGGCCAGGCGGCCGTCGTCGGCGACGCGAAGTTCGTCAACGCCACGGCCGGCGACTTCCGGCTGCAGGCGGGCAGCCCGGCGATCGACAAGGGCTACGACATGGGGCTGCCGAGGCTCGGCGCGCCCGACATCGGGGCCATCGAGTACGGGCTCGTCGGCGCGCCACCCATCGCGGGGCGGTGA